Proteins encoded within one genomic window of Besnoitia besnoiti strain Bb-Ger1 chromosome II, whole genome shotgun sequence:
- a CDS encoding hypothetical protein (encoded by transcript BESB_039910), producing MSQEICAASSATEQSANRSSDTRVCAVLTKSEFASPFGPLKERLRQARRTSSGSAPSEPLQHHPNSETSPSPPTASVRPSHRQRAARFCRPATGCEASSARQSVFEQGLQVQRLRQASIEVRGTPARIPKGQLDGAARPSTAATGIRRPAHSAANAAPTSRPGDFHEDSGEQSSNHASGGDQFIASSDAADGMRYFKRCSSVVRAPVSRETRNTVDDRRISLRASSHQARRRRERQRTTQTAELRQMRSHALRCQMQSSKASADATSLPAPPAANPPSSKSSGAALRVRGRLAPTAKNALDRPRSAVCCPRISAPPPTTTMLPRGGTSQEALDGESEGARSKKHGKKTLEASQPRNSSELLEAAVSACVTVTPAGHASQETTTLNSNKNSSHATREARPRLEVKRVDDATRKQPHAGLPITTRATAPEEMKAAACRVMARWLARIRRRMRLEFGKEFISFYHSRKLDLLRQRQQQLLLQEATVDPCQRLRQILNSYSKVVPPVSKPAEVHCDAEVPTRSDERTVTTSGGSSRPDETAPQTSRPLANVRGAARRDAAPASRRASSGASKESPLRAIIPPFQAIPTPECTSASRQEVRSRPGSSWRERLGTEATANDGVSHCAIAWGYTAANAEPTRQRRMRMQAALDLVSSSLVTVCGLDARLRVPQTRSAVSSSAGAPESPASVSTEKTRAGGVFPSSPPSKLDIEVSLATVGHGTVATREHADEPKAPTSRDPFSPNRSPGGHSTGDPFPLDEPAGSFGPSDPPVSDPSRDSSAERLPHSEAPTDCIKSQPVLTQKVCRSGRKPNETVATSSRDSAETAGHETSDDSTTHFASDSSAGAPCPRPVPTGDSESPLDAEGSTADEGGQKNLRHHQDTAVVAGAAGPWQTFVVHDESDVSCSPKETSGRLFQKSTLDNASPSEDTKQMFRMPPPACSFTSRQVDPENETGSSILSSSGAQSEHAVELAHLATQVETAGTSVPGTGSSGARSLSHQTSDDDFPLQQSLPVTSLPTVTTGHARNGRFTKMQDARVAGSGAAKDAQSVLCLAGTLQRDDEARFEPSLLPPQIRLPPFSSTRVPERSCEARDTLEVVARDRPVDATGHKPMTTFLAALEDKLFCTKALARPCSTDAPLLAGGLRSRCGSPLASGHREVALPDTKQPSTNACGEALKFSRYAASATCAADEDATTAATAPVAPPHLQEKGGDTEVSFVPEPFSRATSVSACRMEESSACSSQVLCSLSRLQNLGHVPVTTAAQADDVLRAITILRLYSAPKAIHAGTLQQTADGRRTASLEAGLENSSTGDASVQELASTTAKHPTPPPGPFMRGAPPPHASTAPPLQMMMQACTCQRHEPADLPLLVQTGADGRPDEPPTHDAFPAYVTQHGYANRPSLGGIRGAGTVTADRYCGSDLTQITCSEQATVPEPPAIRKLLVASTLQVFQGIADQRSKQVPLRAPAQTRRHSGWRICVPAPTDSGHFPGMEKVPPASRLPVLGGATANEGLSCDGYPTLFNPWVGNGPSVSCFDLIQKRQGAQVQGSEETPHDAGGRQRRFLHEAQFHSLREHALPPESCRFPFASRAEEPRLPGSRIPARATHPCLSREKSVIDLDGKHERLQNAISVSPTHEARGIPAGQQRSAVRKSSAGNPQRPKALISGRVAKGGVKAFAAQMQARAEYRRRRLELVKLR from the exons ATGTCTCAGGAGATATGTGCAGCCTCTAGTGCGACTGAGCAGTCGGCGAACCGCTCGTCGGAcactcgcgtctgcgcggtgCTGACAAAGAGCGAGTTCGCATCGCCGTTTGGGCCTCTCAAAGAGCGCCTACGCCAAGCGAGGAGAACGTCTTCCGGGTCCGCTCCTTCTGAACCGCTGCAGCACCATCCTAACAGCGAGACTTCCCCGTCACCTCCGACAGCGAGTGTACGTCCATCCCACCGTCAGCGTGCTGCTCGGTTTTGTCGGCCCGCTACCGGGTGTGAAGCGTCTTCTGCAAGGCAATCTGTCTTCGAGCAGGGGCTTCAGGTGCAACGCCTTCGTCAGGCATCGATTGAAGTCCGAGGCACTCCTGCGCGTATACCGAAGGGCCAGCTGGATGGTGCCGCCCGACCCTCCACTGCAGCTACGGGGATTCGTCGTCCAGCGCACTCTGCAGCAAATGCTGCACCCACATCGAGACCTGGAGATTTCCATGAGGATTCGGGCGAGCAGAGCTCCAATCATGCCTCCGGTGGAGACCAGTTCATCGCCTCCAGTGATGCCGCCGATGGCATGCGATATTTCAAGCGCTGCTCCTCAGTTGTTCGAGCACCGGTCAGCAGGGAGACGCGCAATACGGTGGACGACAGGAGGATCTCACTCCGAGCTTCATCTCATCAGGCACGACGTcgtcgagagagacagcgaaccACGCAGACTGCTG AGCTGCGGCAAATGCGCTCTCACGCGCTCAGATGCCAAATGCAGAGCTCGAAGGCCTCAGCTGACGCAACCTCATTGCCAGCGCCCCCTGCGGCGAACCCGCCGAGCAGCAAGAGTTCAGGCGCTGCGTTGCGGGTTCGCGGCCGACTCGCACCTACAGCGAAAAATGCCTTAGACCGTCCGCGGTCTGCCGTCTGTTGCCCACGAATTTCGGCCCCTCCTCCAACAACGACGATGCTTCCCCGCGGAGGAACCTCGCAGGAAGCACTGGATGGCGAAAGTGAAGGAGCCCGCAGCAAGAAGCACGGGAAAAAAACGCTTGAAGCTTCACAGCCACGAAATTCTTCGGAGCTTTTGGAAGCGGCAGTCAGTGCATGCGTGACGGTAACACCAGCAGGGCACGCATCACAGGAAACCACGACGCTCAACTCTAACAAAAACTCTTCTCATGCaacgagagaggcgaggccaCGGTTGGAAGTGAAGCGCGTGGACGACGCAACGAGAAAGCAGCCGCACGCTGGCCTTCCAATCACAACCAGGGCAACTGCGCCAGAGGAAATGAAGGCTGCAGCCTGCCGCGTTATGGCAAGGTGGCTGGCAAGA ATTCGGAGACGCATGCGGCTTGAGTTCGGAAAGGAGTTCATCTCGTTTTACCACAGCAGAAAGCTGGACCTG CTTCGTCAGCGCCAacagcagctcctcctccaggAGGCTACGGTGGATCCTTGCCAGCGTCTTCGACAAATCCTCAATTCTTACTCAAAAGTAGTACCGCCGGTGTCGAAACCTGCAGAGGTGCATTGTGACGCCGAGGTTCCCACTCGATCAGATGAGAGAACTGTGACCACTTCTGGCGGCTCATCGCGTCCCGACGAGACAGCGCCACAGacgtcgcggcctctcgccaATGTCCGGGGGGCTGCACGCCGCGATGCGGCTCCCGCATCGCGGCGTGCCTCCTCAGGTGCGTCCAAGGAATCGCCTTTGCGGGCAATCATCCCTCCGTTCCAGGCAATCCCGACTCCGGAGTGCACATCCGCAAGCAGGCAAGAAGTTCGCTCGAGGCCGGGCTCCTCCTGGCGCGAACGGTTGGGGACAGAAGCAACCGCCAACGATGGCGTGAGCCACTGCGCCATCGCGTGGGGATACACAGCGGCCAACGCCGAGCCGACAAGGCAGCGGAGAATGAGAATGCAAGCAGCACTTGACCTTGTTTCTTCAAGCCTCGTAACCGTGTGCGGCTTGGACGCACGGCTGCGGGTGCCTCAGACCCGTTCAGCTGTCTCGTCGTCGGCTGGTGCTCCCGAGTCGCCTGCAAGTGTGTCCACAGAAAAGACGAGAGCTGGAGGTGTGTTTCCCTCATCTCCACCGAGCAAGCTTGACATTGAAGTTTCACTCGCGACAGTCGGACATGGGACAGTAGCAACTAGGGAACATGCAGACGAGCCAAAAGCCCCCACGTCTCGTGATCCTTTTTCTCCTAATCGCTCACCGGGCGGGCACTCTACTGGCGATCCCTTTCCACTGGATGAGCCGGCTGGATCGTTTGGGCCGTCTGACCCTCCGGTCTCAGACCCGTCACGAGATTCCTCCGCCGAAAGACTTCCTCATTCAGAAGCACCCACAGATTGCATTAAGTCGCAGCCCGTCTTGACTCAGAAAGTTTGCCGCAGTGGGAGGAAACCGAATGAGACAGTGGCGACCTCGAGCCGAGATAGTGCTGAAACTGCAGGTCATGAGACTTCTGACGACTCTACCACGCACTTTGCATCAGACTCCAGCGCAGGAGCGCCATGCCCGCGTCCAGTGCCAACAGGGGACTCGGAAAGTCCGTTGGATGCCGAGGGCAGCACGGCTGACGAGGGTGGCCAGAAAAATTTGCGGCACCATCAAGACACTGCGGTCgttgcgggcgccgcgggcccctGGCAGACGTTCGTGGTTCATGATGAGTCCGACGTTTCATGCTCCCCAAAGGAGACCTCCGGCCGTCTGTTCCAAAAAAGCACTTTAGACAATGCATCACCGTCAGAGGACACGAAGCAGATGTTTCGTATGCCCCCTCCGGCATGTTCCTTCACCTCGCGACAGGTTGATCCTGAGAACGAGACCGGGAGCAGCATCCTTTCGTCGAGCGGCGCACAGTCTGAGCATGCCGTCGAACTTGCTCATCTCGCTACGCAGGTGGAAACTGCCGGAACGTCGGTGCCTGGCACCGGATCCTCTGGTGCCAGGTCGCTCAGCCATCAAACTTCGGACGACGATTTCCCCTTGCAACAATCTCTACCGGTAACAAGTCTACCGACGGTCACGACAGGGCACGCGAGGA ACGGCCGCTTCACCAAAATGCaagacgcgcgcgtggcAGGTTCCGGGGCAGCGAAAGACGCACAATCCGTATTGTGCCTCGCGGGGACGCTccagcgcgacgacgaggccagGTTTGAACCATCGCTTCTGCCACCACAAATTCGACTCCCGCCCTTTTCCTCAACTAGAGTTCCGGAGAGGTCGTGCGAGGCAAGAGATACACTCGAGGTGGTGGCAAGGGATAGACCCGTGGACGCAACTGGGCACAAGCCAATGACCACATTCCTTGCGGCGCTGGAAGACAAACTCTTCTGCACGAAAGCTCTCGCGCGACCGTGCTCCACGGATGCCCCCCTTTTGGCGGGCGGCCTCCGGAGCCGGTGCGGGAGCCCACTTGCCAGTGGTCACCGTGAGGTGGCTCTTCCAGACACAAAGCAGCCTTCGACGAATGCATGTGGCGAGGCGCTCAAGTTTTCCCGCTATGCCGCATCTGCGACTTGTGCAGCAGATGAAGACgcgacgacagcggcgacTGCGCCAGTCGCTCCACCCCATCTTCAGGAAAAAGGAGGCGACACCGAGGTGTCCTTTGTTCCAGAGCCCTTCTCTCGTGCTACGTCTGTTTCGGCATGCAGAATGGAGGAATCGTCTGCCTGCAGCTCCCAGGTGCTGTGTTCTCTGTCTCGACTACAGAATTTGGGCCACGTGCCTGTTACCACGGCAGCTCAAGCCGACGATGTGCTACGTGCGATCACCATTCTGCGACTCTACTCTGCCCCGAAAGCGATTCATGCGGGTACGCTCCAGCAGACGGCCGATGGGCGCCGTACAGCCTCTCTCGAGGCGGGGCTGGAGAACAGTTCAACTGGGGATGCGTCCGTGCAAGAGTTGGCATCCACGACAGCCAAGCATCCGACGCCGCCACCAGGCCCATTTATGCGgggagcgcctccgcctcacgCTTCAACGGCACCTCCTCTTCAGATGATGATGCAAGCCTGCACCTGCCAACGGCATGAACCCGCTgatctgccgctgctggTGCAGACGGGAGCCGACGGCAGACCGGACGAGCCGCCCACACACGACGCTTTTCCCGCCTACGTAACGCAGCATGGTTATGCAAACCGCCCAAGCCTAGGTGGGATTCGTGGTGCTGGGACAGTGACTGCAGACAGATATTGTGGGAGCGACCTCACGCAAATCACGTGTTCTGAACAGGCTACAGTCCCTGAGCCCCCAGCGATCCGGAAGCTGCTTGTGGCTTCCACACTGCAAGTATTCCAGGGAATTGCCGACCAGCGTAGCAAACAAGTGCCGctacgcgcgcctgcgcagaccAGAAGACATTCTGGGTGGCGCATATGCGTTCCGGCTCCCACGGACTCCGGGCACTTCCCTGGCATGGAGAAGGTCCCCCCGGCATCGCGTTTGCCGGTTTTAGGCGGTGCGACTGCGAACGAGGGACTCTCTTGCGACGGATATCCAACATTGTTCAATCCCTGGGTGGGCAACGGGCCTTCAGTCAGCTGCTTCGATCTCATCCAGAAGAGACAGGGCGCCCAAGTACAGGGCTCTGAAGAGACGCCGCATGACGCGGGTGGGCGtcagcgccgcttcctccacGAGGCGCAGTTTCACAGTTTAAGGGAACACGCTCTGCCACCTGAGAGCTGCCGTTTTCCCTTCGCTTCGCGAGCGGAAGAACCGCGCCTTCCAGGAAGTCGAATACCCGCAAGAGCCACACATCCCTGTCTTTCCAGGGAAAAGTCCGTTATCGACCTGGATGGCAAACACGAGAGGTTGCAAAATGCTATCTCAGTCTCACCAACCCATGAGGCTCGTGGAATCCCCGCTGGGCAGCAGAGGTCTGCAGTGCGGAAGTCTTCCGCAGGTAACCCCCAGCGACCCAAAGCTCTGATAAGCGGGCGCGTAGCAAAGGGTGGCGTGAAGGCTTTTGCAGCCCAAATGCAAGCACGTGCGGAAtaccggcgacggcgcctggAACTGGTGAAACTCAGGTAA